The Candidatus Bipolaricaulota bacterium genome includes a region encoding these proteins:
- the arcC gene encoding carbamate kinase has product MTNEKKVTVIALGGNAILQPGQKGTFEEQMANVETTCRQLTQMVLSGKYKLVITHGNGPQVGNILLQNETAKDVAAPMPLYVCGAESQGLIGYMIQQSLHNLLQEVGKGDIPVATVVTQVVVDENDPAFQNPSKPVGPFYSEEEAKRLAAEKGYVVKEDAGRGWRRVVPSPDPIEIFEKEAIRQLIAARSIVIASGGGGIPVVKKDGKLAGVDAVIDKDLAGERLAVDVEAKIFLILTDVDEVKLNYKTPQERGISHMTVEEAKRYREEGHFAKGSMEPKVRAAIRFIEAGGERAIITSLGKAMEALEGKAGTTITKN; this is encoded by the coding sequence ATGACAAATGAGAAGAAAGTGACGGTGATCGCCCTCGGAGGGAACGCCATCCTCCAGCCGGGGCAGAAGGGGACGTTCGAAGAGCAGATGGCGAACGTCGAGACGACCTGCAGGCAGCTGACGCAGATGGTCCTCTCCGGAAAGTACAAGCTCGTGATCACGCACGGGAACGGCCCGCAGGTGGGGAACATCCTCTTGCAGAACGAGACGGCGAAGGACGTCGCCGCGCCGATGCCGCTCTACGTCTGCGGCGCGGAATCGCAGGGGCTGATCGGGTACATGATCCAGCAGTCGCTCCATAACCTCCTTCAGGAGGTGGGGAAGGGTGATATCCCGGTCGCCACCGTCGTGACCCAGGTGGTGGTCGATGAGAACGACCCGGCGTTCCAGAATCCGAGCAAGCCGGTCGGTCCGTTCTACTCCGAGGAGGAGGCGAAGCGCCTGGCCGCGGAGAAGGGATACGTCGTCAAAGAAGACGCCGGCCGCGGTTGGCGTCGGGTCGTACCTTCCCCTGATCCGATCGAGATCTTCGAGAAGGAGGCGATCCGCCAGCTGATCGCCGCCCGCTCGATCGTGATCGCCTCCGGCGGGGGCGGGATCCCGGTCGTCAAGAAGGACGGAAAACTCGCCGGGGTCGATGCGGTGATCGACAAGGACCTCGCCGGCGAGCGGCTCGCGGTCGATGTCGAGGCGAAGATCTTTCTCATCTTGACCGATGTCGATGAAGTGAAGCTGAACTACAAGACCCCGCAGGAGCGGGGGATCTCCCACATGACGGTCGAGGAGGCGAAGCGCTACCGCGAGGAAGGCCACTTCGCCAAGGGATCGATGGAGCCGAAGGTGCGCGCCGCGATCCGATTCATCGAGGCCGGTGGGGAGCGAGCGATCATCACCTCCCTCGGAAAGGCGATGGAGGCCCTCGAGGGCAAAGCAGGAACGACGATAACCAAAAACTAA